CCGCCGGCTGCGGCGCCTCGACATTCGAATCAAACACCTGGCCGTTCACGAGCGCGCCGGTGTAGCGGATGCTGACAACCTGGCCGGGCTTCGGCGCATTACCTTTGCCGGCCTGCACCACCTCATAAACGAGCCCGCTCGGCAGCACCACGGCGTTCTTGTTCTCCTTCAGCTTGGTGAAATACTCGGTGCCCGCAGCCAGCTGGGCCGCGCGGATCTTGCCAAGGAAAACCTCCTGCTTCTTGCCCATGAATTCCTGCAGCTGCACCTGAACCTGCTGCGGGTCGTAGGGCAGGTCCTTGCCACTGAGCGCGAGGGCGATGCCCCGGAGCATCGATTCGCGGAGGGCCGGGGTGATCTCCAGCGCCTGCAGCTGGGTGGCCATGCGGGTCTCCAGCATGAAAATGTAGCCGTAGGCCTCCATCAGCTGCGCCTCGGTGAACTTCGTCGGCGCGCCGGGGGCGGCAGCCGCCGGAGCCGCGGCGGCGGGAGCCGACGCGGGCGCCGCGGCCTTCGGGGCCGGGGTTGACGCCGCCGGGGCCGGAGCGGGCTTGTTCGGCGAGGTTACGCCGGGAACTTCAAATTTGACCGCGTCCTGAGCGGAAGCGGCGACCAGCAAGCTCAGACCGACGAGGCCTGCAACGATGCGAGAGGTGAATTTCATGTAGGATTGGGGAGCCCGGTTGGGAAACGGCCCGGGTGGATTTGTGCCGTCAAAGAGTCCGAAGTTGCGCAGCCCCCCTGCAAAAATCAACCCCTTAGGCGGCAGCGATTCGCGCGGGAACCGATCCAACCCCGGGCTTGTCTCGCCCCGCCTCCGCTTCCACCCTGCTCAATCCCATGAACGAAAACCAATTCTGGCACAGCACCGACGGCCAGATCCTCACCGTCCGCGCCAAGGGCACCGACCGTCTCACCCTCACCGTCGCCTTCTGGCCGCGCCATCCGGCCGAGATGGAGTTCCTCCGCAGCCACCTTGCCGCCCTCCGTTTCACCGAGCGCAGTTCACTCGCCCGCATCGGCATCGAGATGATCACGAGCGGCGCCCCGACCGTGGATGGCAACCGCCTCCTCCTCACCGCCGAGGCCTTCATTTACGACCACAGTTTCCCCAACGCCCCCTACTGGCAGAAGCTCCTGCGCCCGGGTGCGCCCGTCGGCCGCCTCTTCTACGCGCCCGCCGCCGCCAAGCTCTCCGCCACCGAGATCTGGACCGCCATCCGCGAGAACCACCTCAAGCTGCCCAACACGATCTCGATCGACAGTTCCGGCCGCGTGTTCTTCACGCCGCACCCGGTCAGCTACACGCTCAACCCGCGGCTCATCCGGGTGAACTTCGAGCACATCGTCTCCGGCTACGCGG
The DNA window shown above is from Oleiharenicola lentus and carries:
- a CDS encoding FKBP-type peptidyl-prolyl cis-trans isomerase, encoding MKFTSRIVAGLVGLSLLVAASAQDAVKFEVPGVTSPNKPAPAPAASTPAPKAAAPASAPAAAAPAAAAPGAPTKFTEAQLMEAYGYIFMLETRMATQLQALEITPALRESMLRGIALALSGKDLPYDPQQVQVQLQEFMGKKQEVFLGKIRAAQLAAGTEYFTKLKENKNAVVLPSGLVYEVVQAGKGNAPKPGQVVSIRYTGALVNGQVFDSNVEAPQPADLLLQAATPQSPQGIIPGLFEGLQKGSVGSKLKLHIPPALAYGDNGAPGAIPPGATLVFDVEIVGIKDAPPAPAAK